The following proteins are co-located in the Pyrococcus abyssi GE5 genome:
- a CDS encoding ABC transporter ATP-binding protein, giving the protein MTAVEMSGIVKVYPDGVVALRGVNLKVEEGEIHGLLGENGAGKSTLMRILYGEIKPTKGEIKVFGKEVSFNGPWDAIREGIAMVYQHFTLVPTFTVLENLYLAMLSINPGIKISDVEKLAKEKMREVGFEVPLNEIVEDLPVGIQQRVEIIKALMLNAKILILDEPTSVLTPIEVKELFKTLRNLKERGITVIFITHKLKEVKEITDRVTVLRRGEVVGTVKTSEVSERELARMMVQRDVVMEISKGKSTPGNTILKVEDLWVKDDRGLDAVKGVSFELREGEILGIAGVQGNGQRELAEALAGIRIPEKGKIELLGKDVTKLPAHERYKSGLAYVPDSRRVGLVLDMNVVENVVLTNLSRVLHKGRISWDKANEMTNEVVEKFEVLLSSTKAPIKHLSGGNQQKVMVGREIIREPKVIVVSEPTQGLDIGATEFIRKTLLKLRDERKGILLISTDLDEILQLSDRVAVIYEGKIMSIGKTEEFTLEKLGLLMGGVNA; this is encoded by the coding sequence AGGTTGAGGAGGGTGAAATCCACGGATTGCTAGGCGAGAACGGCGCTGGAAAGTCTACACTCATGAGGATTCTATATGGGGAGATAAAGCCCACAAAGGGAGAAATCAAGGTTTTTGGGAAGGAAGTCAGCTTTAATGGTCCCTGGGATGCCATTAGAGAAGGTATTGCGATGGTTTACCAGCACTTCACCCTCGTCCCAACTTTCACCGTTCTTGAGAATTTATATTTAGCGATGCTGTCCATAAATCCTGGGATAAAGATTAGTGACGTTGAGAAGCTTGCGAAGGAGAAGATGAGGGAAGTTGGATTTGAGGTTCCCCTCAATGAGATCGTTGAAGATCTTCCCGTAGGAATTCAGCAGAGGGTGGAAATTATAAAGGCCCTAATGTTAAATGCGAAAATCCTAATTCTTGACGAGCCAACATCGGTCCTCACTCCGATAGAGGTAAAGGAGCTCTTCAAAACCTTGAGGAATTTAAAGGAGAGGGGAATCACGGTTATATTCATAACGCATAAGCTCAAGGAGGTCAAGGAGATAACGGATAGGGTAACAGTTTTGAGGAGAGGAGAAGTCGTTGGAACCGTAAAAACGAGCGAAGTCTCGGAGAGAGAGTTGGCCAGAATGATGGTTCAAAGGGACGTTGTTATGGAGATAAGCAAAGGGAAGTCTACCCCAGGGAATACCATCCTTAAAGTTGAGGATCTTTGGGTAAAAGATGACAGGGGCTTAGATGCCGTTAAGGGGGTTTCTTTTGAGCTTAGGGAAGGAGAAATCTTGGGGATTGCTGGGGTTCAGGGGAACGGTCAGAGGGAATTGGCTGAAGCGTTAGCTGGCATAAGGATTCCTGAGAAGGGAAAGATTGAGCTCCTAGGGAAAGACGTAACTAAGTTGCCAGCCCACGAGAGGTATAAGTCGGGGTTAGCTTACGTTCCAGATTCCAGAAGGGTTGGACTCGTGTTGGACATGAATGTAGTTGAGAACGTAGTCTTGACGAACCTCTCGAGGGTTCTTCATAAGGGTAGGATATCCTGGGACAAGGCTAATGAAATGACGAACGAGGTAGTTGAGAAATTCGAAGTCCTTCTCTCGTCTACGAAGGCTCCAATAAAGCACCTGAGCGGTGGAAATCAGCAGAAGGTCATGGTGGGTAGGGAGATAATCAGGGAGCCAAAGGTCATAGTAGTTTCCGAACCTACTCAGGGATTGGATATAGGTGCCACGGAGTTCATAAGGAAGACCCTCTTGAAGCTCAGGGATGAGAGGAAGGGGATACTGCTAATTTCCACGGATTTGGATGAGATACTCCAGCTGAGCGATAGGGTGGCAGTGATTTATGAGGGTAAGATAATGTCCATTGGGAAGACGGAGGAGTTCACCCTCGAGAAGCTCGGCCTCCTAATGGGTGGTGTTAATGCTTAA
- a CDS encoding ABC transporter permease, with protein MLNRETIFEVAISIVVAFLVGAIALLILGYHPVAVYKVLFKYGYSNVNYLLNKSTPLILTGLAFSIPAIAGVFNIGGESQLYVGAFLGLLTAYYTGNAVLAIIVGIISGGLLGLFVGFLRVYRGINEVITAIMVNWIFYYLIAYLIASRFYNPEVSHESVPVPPQARIPGGVIFGIAVAFSILYYYILYFTDIGFKLRVSGLSPVSARYAGFNPSKAILTSMLLGGAAAGLGGVLLVLGITYSIDDTLTAIYGLGFTGIGIGLLGRNHPIGIIFSSIFLSGLLIGGQWVELKTGAPPELADTLIGVIVLALAIPYAYRMLLKRLKEGRE; from the coding sequence ATGCTTAACAGGGAAACAATATTCGAGGTTGCAATATCAATTGTAGTAGCTTTCCTTGTCGGCGCGATAGCCTTGCTAATACTGGGCTATCACCCGGTTGCAGTCTATAAAGTTCTGTTCAAGTACGGTTACAGCAATGTTAATTATCTCCTGAACAAGAGCACTCCCCTAATACTAACGGGTTTAGCTTTCTCCATACCAGCGATAGCTGGGGTCTTCAACATAGGGGGCGAGAGTCAGCTTTACGTTGGAGCCTTTTTGGGCCTGCTAACCGCTTACTACACTGGCAATGCAGTTTTAGCGATAATAGTTGGAATTATCAGCGGTGGGCTCCTGGGGCTTTTCGTAGGGTTCCTTAGGGTGTATAGGGGGATAAACGAGGTAATAACGGCTATAATGGTAAACTGGATATTCTACTATTTAATAGCCTACCTCATAGCTTCCAGGTTCTATAACCCGGAGGTTTCTCATGAATCAGTTCCAGTCCCACCTCAAGCTAGAATCCCAGGAGGGGTAATCTTTGGAATAGCGGTTGCTTTCTCGATACTCTACTACTACATCCTCTACTTCACCGACATTGGATTCAAGCTTAGGGTTTCAGGACTTTCCCCGGTCTCAGCGAGGTACGCTGGCTTCAATCCATCAAAGGCCATCTTAACCTCGATGCTTCTCGGCGGAGCTGCAGCGGGATTGGGTGGAGTTCTCTTAGTCCTGGGAATCACTTATAGTATCGATGATACATTAACGGCCATCTATGGCCTGGGGTTTACAGGGATAGGCATAGGCCTTCTAGGGAGGAACCATCCGATAGGGATAATATTCTCATCAATATTCCTCTCAGGATTGCTTATAGGAGGGCAATGGGTTGAGCTCAAAACCGGGGCCCCTCCGGAGCTTGCCGACACTTTAATCGGTGTTATAGTCTTGGCCCTTGCGATACCCTACGCATATAGGATGCTTTTGAAGAGGCTTAAGGAGGGAAGGGAATGA
- a CDS encoding ABC transporter permease translates to MISDILNILSNTLISMVPLTLAAVGEIITEKSGVVNIGLEGIFILSAFTSTVVTFHTGNPYLGLLVGLIVGALAGALHGVISVYLKGDQIIAGVGFNSLAYGISILSLVSIWHSHGSSPSVEKIPMLGKGSFFISPLTPLAILVGIIVWWWLNKTPSGLRLRACGEDPKAAEAMGVNVHRVRFYATVLGASLTGLGGAYLVVGWIGQFTKFISAGRGFIALANVAFSNWNPLMAIVGGFIFGFFDALAIYLPIKIQQATGRVITAESNLFRTIPYLATLIIVAIIMKKVKMPRALGKPYIKE, encoded by the coding sequence ATGATTAGCGACATCCTGAACATCCTATCTAATACATTGATCTCGATGGTTCCACTAACCCTAGCAGCCGTGGGAGAGATAATAACAGAAAAATCAGGGGTCGTCAACATAGGGTTGGAGGGAATATTCATCTTATCGGCCTTCACGTCAACGGTTGTAACCTTCCATACTGGTAACCCCTACCTGGGACTCCTAGTGGGGTTGATAGTTGGGGCCCTAGCTGGGGCTTTACATGGAGTTATCAGCGTCTACCTGAAGGGTGATCAGATAATAGCCGGCGTTGGTTTCAACTCCTTAGCCTATGGGATAAGCATACTCTCCCTAGTTAGCATATGGCACAGCCACGGTTCTTCTCCCTCTGTTGAGAAGATACCGATGCTCGGAAAGGGATCCTTCTTCATTTCTCCGCTGACTCCATTGGCCATCCTCGTTGGAATAATAGTTTGGTGGTGGCTCAACAAAACCCCGAGTGGATTGAGGCTTAGGGCTTGTGGGGAAGACCCAAAAGCGGCTGAAGCAATGGGAGTAAACGTTCACAGGGTCAGGTTTTATGCTACTGTTCTTGGAGCTTCATTGACTGGTCTCGGTGGTGCTTACCTCGTCGTTGGCTGGATAGGTCAGTTCACGAAGTTCATATCCGCTGGAAGGGGATTCATAGCTTTGGCCAATGTAGCGTTCAGCAACTGGAACCCGTTGATGGCCATAGTTGGAGGCTTCATATTCGGCTTCTTCGATGCTTTAGCAATATACTTGCCCATAAAAATACAGCAAGCAACTGGTAGGGTTATTACTGCGGAGTCAAACTTGTTCAGGACGATACCGTACTTGGCAACCCTCATAATAGTTGCAATCATAATGAAGAAGGTGAAGATGCCAAGGGCACTTGGGAAGCCCTACATAAAAGAATAG